A stretch of DNA from Thermococcus sp. Bubb.Bath:
CGGTTCCAGCGTTGGCATGATGGAGGAGCACGTTTTGAGCCAGAAAACCCCTCTCTACGGGAGGAGGGACGGGCAGATAAGGCTCCAGCCTCTGGACTTCTTCAGCTCTTGGAAGCTCTTGGGGGTTGACATGGAAGAGGCCGTGAAGATATACGGGGTAACTGGGGGAATTCCCGCCTACCTTCTCCTCTTCAGCGGCTTTGAGGACGTTAAGGAGGTGGCATTCGCAAAGCAGGGCTTCCTCTACGCGGAGGGGGACTTCCTCCTCTCGAGCGAGCTGAGGGAGCCGAGGGTTTACAAGCTGATCCTCAAGGCCGTTGCTGAGGGAAGGAGGCGCTTCAACGAGATAAGCACCTTCACAGGAATCCCTCGCTCCAATCTCTTCAAGTACGTTGAAGTGCTTGAAAGGCTCGGCTTCCTCAGGCGCGAGGTTCCCGTAACTGCCCCGCCGAAGACCAAGAACACGCGCTATGCTATAGCTGACAACTACGTGGCCTTCTACTTCCGCTTCGTCGAGCGTTATAGAAACGAGGTCGAGCTTGAGAGCCTCGACTTCTGGGGGGAGTTCCTTGAGGATTACAACCGCTACCTCGGGGAGGTTTTCGAAGGGGTTGCCAGGGAGTTCCTTCTGAGGTTAAACCGAGCCGGAAAGCTTCCTTTTAAGTTCACCAGGATTGGAAAGTGGTGGCATAAAGGAGAAGAGATAGACCTCGTCGCCCTCAACGAGAAGGAGAGGGAGGTGCTCTTCGTTGAAGTGAAGTGGAAAGACCTCAAAGAACGGGAAGCGAGAGGAATCTTGAAGGACTTGGAGAGAAAGGGGGAACTCGTTGGACTGGACGGATGGGAGAAAGGCTACGGGCTAATAGCAAAGGAAGTTGAGGGGAAAGAGAGGCTTAGAGAGGACGGCTGGTTAGTCTGGGACTTGGAAGACATTCGCAGAGTGCCCTCTGAGAGATAATTGAAGCGTTCTATCTCGCCAGCATGATAACCGGAATCTTTAAATAGTTGAAGCGCGGGTATTATACTCATGAGTAGACAAAAGTTCGTGGACAGGGAGAGGGAGCTGGCCTTCCTGGAGGAGAGGTACTCCTCTGGAGATGCAGAACTCCTGATAATCTACGGCAGGAGGAGAATCGGAAAGACCGAGCTCCTCCTGCGCTTCGCGAGGGACAAGGAGCACGTCTACTTTCTGGCGAGCGAGAAACCTTACAGGGACAACCTCCGCGAGCTTCAGAGGATGATGGGGAAATCCCTTGGGGACAAGCTATTTTCGAGGATAGAGTTCGGCGATATAGACGAGCTCCTCATCGAGTTCTCAAAGAGGGTAAACGGGAGAAGGGTGGTTCTCATAATAGACGAGTTTCCGTACCTCATTGAGCGCTATAAGCCAGTATTGTCTCTCATCCAGCGGGCCTGGGATATGGAGCTCTCGAAGAGCGACCTGATGCTGATCCTCTGCGGGTCGAGCGTTTCCTCAATGGAGACCGAGGCCCTCGGCTACAAAAGCCCCCTCTACGGCAGGAGAACGGGCCAGTGGAGGGTGGATGAGCTGCCAT
This window harbors:
- a CDS encoding ATP-binding protein — encoded protein: MLITFIDREKELDFMESLWQKENSFLPIYGRRRVGKTRLVKESIGGKPSVYYLARNSTYRDNLLEFSRGVLEKYPSPYLTPSSFSSFADVFRYLSEKGKLIVVIDEFPYLIQSDKKVLSECQYIVDEVVRNSKIHLILVGSSVGMMEEHVLSQKTPLYGRRDGQIRLQPLDFFSSWKLLGVDMEEAVKIYGVTGGIPAYLLLFSGFEDVKEVAFAKQGFLYAEGDFLLSSELREPRVYKLILKAVAEGRRRFNEISTFTGIPRSNLFKYVEVLERLGFLRREVPVTAPPKTKNTRYAIADNYVAFYFRFVERYRNEVELESLDFWGEFLEDYNRYLGEVFEGVAREFLLRLNRAGKLPFKFTRIGKWWHKGEEIDLVALNEKEREVLFVEVKWKDLKEREARGILKDLERKGELVGLDGWEKGYGLIAKEVEGKERLREDGWLVWDLEDIRRVPSER